A window of the Gossypium hirsutum isolate 1008001.06 chromosome A05, Gossypium_hirsutum_v2.1, whole genome shotgun sequence genome harbors these coding sequences:
- the LOC107904308 gene encoding probable inactive purple acid phosphatase 28, translating to MESQTVKWKHYFLYLAFIYAILYFLHTNLLLNDRPIRIKKWPHLPLRFRHDGTFKILQVADMHFGSGLLSRCRDVLPSHFHYCSDLNTTRFLKAMIQLEKPDFVAFTGDNIFGPSTTDAAESLLRAFGPVMESGIPWAAVLGNHDQESSMTREELMSFISLMDYSLSQTNPPSKDINNVKRGMFLDIDGFGNYNLSVYGAPGSHLANSSVLNLFFLDSGDRETVQGVRTYGWIKDSQLNWFRSASQGLQVQNQEVKYVIKTQPVDASAALAFFHIPIPEVRQLYYQKIVGQFREGVACSSVNSGVLKTLVSIKDVKAVFIGHDHTNDFCGNLEGIWFCYGGGFGYHGYGRTGLARRARVILAELRKGDKEWMGAERIKTWKRLDDENLSKIDEQVLWELSPSR from the exons ATGGAATCTCAAACTGTGAAATGGAAACACTATTTTCTCTATCTCGCCTTCATCTATGCCATCCTCTACTTTCTCCACACCAATTTACTGCTCAACGACCGACCTATTCGCATCAAGAAGTGGCCTCATCTTCCTCTCAGGTTCCGCCACGATGGTACTTTCAAGATCCTCCAGGTCGCCGATATGCATTTCGGCTCTGGTCTTCTCTCCCGCTGCCGAGACGTGTTGCCGTCTCACTTCCATTACTGTTCCGATCTCAACACCACTCGATTTCTTAAAGCCATGATTCAGCTTGAAAAACCTGACTTTGTTGCCTTTACGG GGGATAACATATTTGGTCCAAGCACAACCGATGCTGCTGAATCTCTACTAAGAGCCTTTGGTCCAGTAATGGAATCAGGAATCCCATGGGCAGCTGTATTAGGAAACCATGACCAAGAATCTTCGATGACTCGTGAAGAACTGATGTCTTTCATCTCACTAATGGATTACTCACTGTCACAAACTAATCCACCTTCTAAAGATATCAATAATGTGAAAAGAGGCATGTTCTTAGATATTGATGGCTTTGGAAATTATAATCTCAGTGTTTATGGTGCTCCAGGTTCCCATTTGGCAAACAGTAGTGTCCTCAACCTTTTCTTTCTTGATAGTGGAGACAGGGAGACGGTTCAAGGAGTTCGAACTTATGGATGGATTAAGGATTCTCAACTTAATTGGTTTCGCAGTGCTTCACAGGGACTTCAG GTTCAAAATCAAGAGGTCAAATATGTAATAAAAACTCAGCCTGTGGATGCGTCAGCAGCGCTGGCATTTTTCCACATTCCAATTCCAGAGGTTCGGCAATTATACTACCAAAAGATTGTTGGTCAGTTTCGGGAGGGTGTGGCTTGTTCATCGGTGAACTCAGGGGTCTTAAAGACATTGGTCTCCATCAAAGATGTAAAAGCTGTTTTCATAGGCCACGATCATACTAATGACTTTTGCGGGAATTTAGAGGGAATATGGTTTTGTTATGGTGGAGGCTTTGGGTACCATGGCTATGGAAGAACTGGCTTGGCAAGGAGAGCTAGAGTCATATTGGCTGAACTTAGGAAGGGTGATAAGGAATGGATGGGAGCGGAGAGGATCAAGACATGGAAGCGTCTTGATGACGAGAATCTGAGCAAGATTGATGAGCAAGTCCTTTGGGAGTTGTCGCCATCTAGATGA